A stretch of DNA from Halioglobus japonicus:
CGGCATTGGTGCGAATCTCACCACCGGCTTCTTTCAGCGCACTGGCCAGCGCATTGGAGATTGCACCCATACCACCGCGGGCCAGCCCCCAGGCACCCACGCTACCATCTACATCTCCCATGACATGGTGCAGCAAAATGTATGCCGAGCCCGGCGAATAAACACCGAGGGCTGTACCAATAATGCCGGGGCTCGCCATGGCCGCCTTGATCAGGTCATTCTCGAAGTAGTCGTCGAGGAACTCAGCGGCGCTCATGGTGAAAAAGCGCACATACTCGTACAGCTCTTTTTCGCCCAGCGCCCAGAACTCCTTGGCGAGGAACAACAGCTCGCCGATGTCACGAGGTTTGAAGGAGCTGGGGTCAGGGGGGGTGCGCAACAGGGTCTTGCGAATCAACTGGGCATATCGGCCCAGATCCGCCTGGAAGCGCGCCATGGAATCCGCATCGTGGGGCGAATGCCGTTTTAGCTCGAGGTAATTGGCTTCCTCATCCGGGTAGTCAATCAGGGTCTGGCCACTATCCGAAAAGGCCACCGTACCAAGATAAGGCACCAGCAATAGACCGTGGCGCGACAGATCGAGGTCGCGGTGCAGAGCCTGACGCATCATGCTGCAGACATAGGAGCAGCTGGAGTAGTGCCAGCCCTCGTGCATTTCACGTGTTACCGCGGCACCGCCGATGTAGTCGTTCTTTTCGACCACCAAGACATCCAGGCCTGCCTTGGCCAGGTATGCGGCATTTGTCAGACCATTGTGCCCGGCGCCGATAATAATCGCGTCGTACTTTTTCATTTGAGGATCTCCCGGGCTGCGTTAAATCCGGGAGTACCGGTCAGGCCTCCGCCCGGGTGAGTACCCGCACCGCACAAATACAGCCCCGCCAACGGTGTACTGTATTGCGCTGCCTCGTAGGTGGGTCGCATCATGAGCATCTGATCAACCGCAAATTCCGTGTGGTGCCAGTGGCCACCCGTCACGTGGTACTGGGCCTCGATATCCGCCGGCGTCAGCAGTTCAGCGTGCACCACCTGGGACTGAATACCCGGCGCATAACGCTCCAGCTTCTCCAACAGAGACGCAGTCAACTTGAGACGGGCCTCTTCGGTCCAGCCGCCCTTGAGGTTGGCGGGCACGTACATGACATGCGCCGACAACACATGTTGTCCCGCGGGCGCCAGACCTTCTTGGTGCAAGGAAGGTACAACCACTTCCATGACCGGGTCTTCGGAATAGCCGCCGTATTTGGCATCATCAAAGGCGAATTCGATATCGTCCATCTGGCTGGCAATAATCATCCGGCCATCGGGCTGCTCCAGGCCCGCAAAGGCAGGCATACCATTGAGCGCCAGGTGAAGCTTCGCCACGTATCCTTCACAGCGCAGGCGGCTGATACGGTTGCTAAATTCAATTTCCAGGTTGCGGGCGCCCACCAGCTCCATGAACGTGCGCTGTGGATCTGCGGAGGAGACAATCCGGCTCGCGGTAATCACCTCACCACTTGCCAGCTCGACACCCGAGGCCAGCAGTTCACCACTGGTGCCATCAACCAGAATGCGTTTTACCGGCGCGTTGCATCGCACCTCGGCGCCGGCAGCCTCTGCTGCCGAACGCAGGGCCTGCATCAAGCCATCAATGCCCGAGGCCGGCACACTGTGCATACCGTCGTGAGCACCGCACATACGGTACAGGAGTGTAAACACCGACTGATTCGGCGAACGCGGGGCCAGCTTGCCACCAATCACACCGTCCCAGGCCAATGCGGCCTGCAACAGCTCGTTCTCGAAGTTGTCGTCCATCAGGTCGCGCATAGGCAGAGTTGCCACACGCAGGAATTCCAGCATGTCGTCTTTGCCCAACATGCGCAGCTTCAATCCCAACTGGGCGAACGTGAATAGCTCACCCGGGGAGTTGTCGCCAATGCCCGGCATGGTCTTGCCCCAGAAAGGCGCCAGCGCCTTGGCGAAGGTTTTCAACTGATGGCGATACTCTGGATAGCGAGCGGCGTCTTCGCCAGTCGCGCCAGTCACCTCGACGTCGCTGATTCGAACATGATGCCCGTTTAACCCGAGACCCACGGTTTGCATTGCCTCTGATGCCGGTCGATAACCGTGAGATTCGAGCTTGAGGTCAGCGCAGACGCGCTCGGAAAAATGGTTCAGCGAGTGGGCAACGTTCACCTTGAAGCCGGGATGAAACTCGCGCAGGGCGGCGAGACCACCGACGTTAGCGCCAGCCTCCACCACCAGTACACGCTGGCCCTTGGCGGCCAGATAAGCCGCGCAGGTCAGGCCGTTGTGACCGGCACCGATTACAACAGAGTCGTAGTGTGTCAAATGGTGTTCCGTAACTATGAGAAATCTTAATCTGCCAGCAGGTTATCTGGCGCTTTTTCCGGGAACAACCGCGCCTATACGCCGGGACTATGCTCAGCCGACGGCGCGGATATCCACCGAACAATCGTAGTAGCAGGCCCCACCAGCCAAATCAGCCTTGTGTCCGGGAATCAGTGCATTGATGGTTTGCCCCGTGGGGCTGTCGCCAATCCAGGCACCTTTGGGTACAAAAACCGTACCGGTGCGAATGTTGTCGCTCACCACAAGCGGCAGTTGAACCTCGCCCTGCTCGTTGCTCAGTATCACCTCACACCCCGCCTCAAGCCCAAGCGACAGTGCATCCGCCGGCGCCATTTCACAAACGACATCACGATCGTGACCAGCAACACCACCGAAGGTGGAATTGATACGATGTTCCGAGGCGGGAGAGACCACCAGAAAAGGCCGCTGTCCCATGAGTGCCTGATACTGCGGCACGCCGTGGCCTTCCTCTGCCTGCAGCGCGTCGGAGAACAGCTCGATCTTGCCACTGGGCGTCGCCGGAGCCGTGCCTCGCAGCAGGCTGGTGGGGCGACCGTCATCCATATTGATGGCCTCATTCGGGGGCAGTTCGCTGGGAGATCTATCCTGCAGGGCGGGCACGCCCGCCTCAATGGCTTGATCCATCAGGGCAGCATCCGTATCGGCGAAGCAGGGCTCCGTAAACCCGAATCGGGTGGCGAGACGACGAAACAGTTCGGTGTTGCTCACAGCCTCACCGACAGGCTCAATCACGGGCGCCGAGCGCTGTAGATACTGATGGCCATAAGCCTTGTACAGGTCGCCGTACTCAAGATGGGTCGTGGCCGGCAGAATCAGGTCTGCGCAGGCCATGGAGTCCGTCATGCTGACATCGGATCCCACTACGAACACATCATCGCTCAACAGCGCAGCTCGCATCTCACGCTGACGCGGGTGCACCGCGACAGGGTTGTGGTTGTAAATGAACACGCCCTTAATCGGCAACTCCGCACCGGGGTCCATGATATGACGAGGTAAGTCCAGCACATTGAATTCACGCACCGGCTCGGCGCGTAAGTCGGGGCGTGACAGGGCATCACTGTCTACCGGGAAGAAACCGGAGACATCACACACACCCGCGCCTATCGGGCCGATATTGCCCGTGAGTGCTGGCAGCGCCAGCACCGCCCTGACGCTCGATCCGCCGTTGCGATTGCGCTCCGGCGCAACACCAAGGGAAATGGCAGCCGGGGCCAGGTCGCGCCACCAGCAGGCAAACTGCTCGATATCAGCCTCGGCGACGCCGCATAGTTCGGCAGCTCGCGCCAGTGGGTATGCCGCAGCCTCTTGAAGGAAAGCATCTGCGCCATGAACATGCTCGGCGATAAAATCCGCATCCAGGCCACCATTGGCTGCCAGCCGCGCTGCCACCGCATAGGCGAGCACGACATCCGTGCCTGGCATGACGGCCAGATGCAGATCGGCTTCCCGGGCAATCCGGGTGCGCTTGGGATCGACAACCACCAGTTTGGCACCCCGCTTGCGCGCGTCGCGAATAATCGTGGTGAGATGCAGGTTGCAGGCGGTCACGTTATTGCCCCACACCACGATCAACTTTGACTGTGCCAGTTCGGTGTAGGCAATGCCGCCCACATCGCCGTACACTCGCTCCCAGGCCTCACCGGATACGCCCGCACACAACGGTGACGAATCTACTTCGCTACTACCCAGACGGTGGAAAAAGCGCGCATCCATAGAGCCATTCGCCAGCAGCCCCATCGGGCCACCATAGGTGAGCGGCGCGATCGCCTGAGCACCCCAGCGATCCATGATCTCGGAAAAACGCTGATAAATGAGATCCAGGGCCTGCTCCCAACTGATCGGGCGGTAATTGCCACCACCCTTTGGCCCGTCCAGTAGCAGTGGCTGCGTCAGGCGCTTCGGCCCATGCACCTGCTCAGCAAGACCCTGGGCGACTTTGGTGCAAATTTTGCCGCGGGTGAAAGGATTGCTGCGGCTGCCACGCACCCGACTGACCTTGCCATCCTCTAACTCGATAGAAAGGCTGCAGGTATCAGCGCAATCCAGCGGGCAAACACTGGCGTGCACATCGGAAAGGTTTGATATCTGGTTCATGGCTGCTCTCCCGGGCCCGTCGCCGTGGCCCTTATCAATCTGAATACGCGATCAGGCGTTAAACACTACCGTCTTGTTGCCGCGGACAAGAACCCTGTCTTCCAGATGATAGCGCAGACCCCGCGACAGCACCGAACTCTCCACATCGCGACCCAACCGTACTAATTCGTCCTTGTTGGAAGAGTGCGTCACGCGCACCACATCCTGCTCGATAATGGGCCCTTGATCGAGATCCTCGGTGACATAGTGACAGGTGGCACCGATCAACTTTACACCGCGATCAAAGGCCTTCTGGTAGGGATTGGCTCCGATAAACGACGGCAGGAAGCTGTGGTGAATATTGATCAGACGGCCGACGTATGTCTCACACAGCGACGGCGGGATAATCTGCATATACCGGGCCAACACTACGCAATCCGCACCGTGGCGCTCGAGAATATCTTCAACCGCCGCGAAGGCCGCAGGCTTGTCGTCCGGATCCACCGGCACATGATGGAACGGAATACCGTGCCACTCCACCATGCTGCGCAGATTTTCATGATTGGAAATCACACAGGGAATGTCGCATTGCAATTCGTCAGCCTGCCAGCGGTAGAGAATGTCCGCCAGGCAATGCGAGGCGTGGCTGGCCATAATCACAACGCGCTGTTTCTCACCTCCGGGGCGCAAGTACCATTGCATGCCATAGCGCTGTGCGAGGCTATCGAAGTCTTCGCGGAACGCTTCGATACTGCAGCTCATGGCGTCGGCGTTGACGACATTGCGCATAAAAAACCAGCCCTGGTGAACGTCGGTATGGTTGGCACTCTCCACCAGGCACCCCCCGCGCTCGGCAATGAAACTCGACACCGCAGCCACCAGGCCGATCTGGTCGGCACAGGAGGTTACCAGGGTGAAATTAGGCGTAGCGTCACTCATTGCACGGAAATCCATTAACCGATTGATTCAGTAGAAATAAACCACAATCGCACGACCGGGTTCTTCCTGACGGGTCGGCTGGGAGACAAACTATAATAGGGAATATCGTCACGCCGCACGCATCTCTAACCCTATAGGGTAAGTATTAAAGGCCACGGGCTCTGTGGCATTCTTATCACTAGGCAAGCAGCAATTTTGAGGTATCAGCCGATGGCTTCGACCAGCCCCATCGAAAAGGATCAACCCAACACCAGCGAAGGCAGCGTTACCGTACTCGGACGCGCGCTCAGCTCCGTGATTACCGCCGGCCGGGAAATCCTCGCGCGACGGCGGCCCAACCTGACCGCGGCCGAGGGTTCTACCCAGGCGCTGGTCGATTTGTGCAAGGAACTGATTGAGCACCGCGGCGAAGCCTCCGGCCTTGCCCTGGCCCAGGAAATTACCGAGGCCTACCTCGAGCTCAGCGCAGAGGCGCGGCTGGAGTTTTTCCAGCGCCTCGCCAGCGACTTCGATATCGATCGCGAGGCACTGCTGGAAGCCACCGAGCGCTACCGCGACGACCCCGACTACGACAAGCTACAGGCAATTACCCGCGCCACCGAGGCGCCGCGGCAAAAATTGTTCAGACGCATTAACATGGCGCCCGGTGGTACTCGCACCCTGGTCGCTTTGCGCGGCGAGCTGCTGCAGCTGCTGCGCCAGCACCCGGAACTCAAACCGGTTGATTCGGACCTCAAGCACCTGTTCATCCAGTGGTTTAACAAGGGCTTTCTGGAGCTGCGCAATATCGACTGGGCGTCCCCCGCGGTGGTGCTGGAAAAACTCATCGACTATGAAGCCGTGCACGAGATCAACGGCTGGGAAGACCTGCGCGGCCGGCTCCGCGAAGACCGTCGCTGCTTCGCCTTTTTCCACCCGGCCATGGGCAATGACCCGCTGGTGTTTGTGGAAGTTGCCCTGGTCGACGATCTGCCCGATGCCATCGCTCCGCTAATCGACCGTGAGCGGGAGATCATGGAGCCAGGCAAATTCAACACCGTAGTGTTCTACTCCATCAGCAACTGCCATCCTGGCCTGGCGGGCGTTTCATTCGGCAATTTCCTGATCAAAAACGTGGTTGAAGTACTGAAGAAGGAAATTGAAGGCCTTAAGACATTCGTTACCCTGTCGCCCGTACCCGGATTCCGGCGTTGGCTCAACAAGGCCGATCTCAGTGAACTGGTCGACGAGGCGCTTATCGACAAGGTACGCGCACCGGTAAACCGCACGGTTATGGAGGCCGAGGTACAGGCAGCACTCACGCGCCTGTGCGCGCACTATCTGGTGCGGGAAAAATCCGGCGAGTTGGCCAAGGACCCGGTCGCCCGCTTCCACCTCGGCAATGGCGCCCGCCTCCACCGCCTGCACTGGGGTGCTGATTTAACGCCCAAGGGCCTGGAGCAATCCGGCAGCATCATGGTGAACTACCTCTACGATCTCGACAAAATCGAGATCAATCACGAGGAATATTTCGACGAGGGCAAGATCAGCGCGGCCAAGTCTGTGCTACGACAACTGCCCCAGGATTAAGCGATTAACGGTCTCTGGGCTCTCGTACATAGCCCAGTGGCCGATGTCTTCGAGGATATGAAATTCCGCCTCGGGCTGGGACGCAAGCATCAGGGCGCGGCGGGCCTGAATCTGCTCAATGCCGCCGGCGGTGGCATCGTGAACACCCCAGATACCTACCAGATGCGCATTAATCGCAGGGAGAACGTCCGCGAGATCGTTACTGCCCGCCATGGCCCGGCTGCGAAAGCGGTGCCTGGCCAGATTGTCGCTGTGGATACACACCGCAAGATCATCGACCGCCTCTTTTCGGTACAGCATCAGCCGCGCCAGATTTTCCCGGTGTATAGGATCAGCCTCTATAGCGGGCACCTCCGGACCGGGGGGAGGTAAGAGTGAGACCTGTTTATGCAAGGGCCCGAAGCCGGACGCACCAATGAGACAACATCGCTGACATTGCGGTCCGGCAAGTGCAGCGACATGGCCAGCAATCATTGCACCGAAACTGAACGCCGCCAACTCAAACTCAGTATCCCCCAGCAGTTGGCGCCAGCCTGCCAGTACCAATTCAGCAAAGTGCTCGGTCGTCCAGGGCTTGGGCATATCGCCCGAGCTGCCCAGGCCGGGCAGGTCCAGAGTCCATACATTGCGCGACTGGCGCAGCGCCTCGATATTAGCCGCCCAGTGGGTCCAGGAGCCAAAGCCACCGTGCACCAGCAGTAGCGGCGTACCTTCACCGCCCCAGTGCTGCCAGGCGATGGTGGTATGCTCAACCTCGGTTGAATGCAGCGCGGCCCGGGCCAGCAGGCCGGCTATGCGCTGTTGCGGCGAGCGCATCAGCCCTTGAGCTGCTCCAGGATGGAAGAGAAGTCGCGCTGGCCATTGCCCTCTTCCTGATGCTTGCCATATAAGGCACGTGCAAGCTTGCCCATCTGGTTATCAACGCCACTCTGCTCGGCTATTTCCAGCGCCAGGCCAAGGTCCTTCACCATCAGGTCAGTCATAAAGCCGGGCTGGTAATCGTTGCTGGCAGGGGCTGTCTCCATAACCCCGGGATACGGGTTGTAGACTTCCAGTGACCAGTTGCGACCGGAGCTGGCCAGCATGATCTCCGACAGCACCGCCGGGTCCAGACCATTGCGCGCGCCCATCTCCAGCGCTTCAGCGCTGCCGATCATGTGAATCGCCAGCAGCATATTGTTGCAGCCCTTGGCCACCTGGCCGGCACCGGCAGGGCCGGCGTGGAAAATGTTCTTGCCCATGGCGGAAAGAATGGCCTGCGCACGGGGGAAAGTGTCGGCGGAACCACCACACATAAAGGCCAGGGTACCTGCTGCGGCCGCGGCCACACCACCGGACACCGGCGTATCCATAAAGCCAATACCCGCAGCCGCGGCCGCTTCACCTACTTCGCGTGCCGTGGCCGCGTCGATAGTAGAACAGTCCAGGCAGGTAGTGCTGGCATCGAGCTGCGCCAGCAGGCCATCGTCGCCGAGGTAGGTAGCAGCAACATGTTTGCCCGCCGGCAGCATGGAAATGACGTAGTCTTTACCGCTGGCCGCCTCGGTGGCGGATGCCGCTACCGCGGCGCCAGCCGCTTCCAGATCGGCACAGGCGGCGGGCATTAAATCGAATACCGTCACCTGGTGACCAGCCTTGATCAGGTTTTTGGCCATCGGGCCGCCCATATTACCCAGGCCAATGAATGCTACATTTGCCATGTTTCAGTTCCTATATGCTGTGGAGTTGCGAGCCGATTTACAGGTCTGCCAGCGGGTTTTCATCCCAGGGCGCAGTAAAGAAAGCATCGAGCACCTCGGCGGGCACATCGCGACTGGCGGCGTATTGCCAGGCGGGATTGCGATCTTTGTCGATCAGCAGTGCGCGCACGCCCTCGGCAAATTCCGGGTGACGCACAATATTGGTCGCCAACTGCACCTCTGCGCGGAACACATCGGCCAGGCCCATGTGGCGGGTTTCCCACAGCTGGCGATGAATCCACTGCGCGGCCAGTTTAGAGCCGTGGGCAAGGCTGTCGCGGGCCTTGGCCAACCAGGGATCGTCGGTATCCTGCCCGGTAATCCGATCAATAATGTCGTGAATATCCTCTCCGTCGAGTAACTGGGCAATGGTGGCCGCATGTGGTTCAACCTGCCCCGCCGGCGAAGCGGAGATACTCTGCTCGGCAAAGGGCCGCAGCACATGTCGCACCAGCGCATGGTTGCGCTCTACGTCATCGGTCCAGACCTGGGCCAGCAAATCATCGATCACCACCTGCTTGCGGTCACTGGCAATAAAGCGGTCGGCAATGCCGATGTAAATCGCATCTGCGGCATTGATTGATGCGCCGGTCAGCGCCAGAAATTCACCGGTCTGTCCGGGGGCATGATTCAGGAACCAGCTGCCGCCCACATCAGGGAACAGCGCAATGGTGACTTCCGGCATGGCGATGCGCGTACGCTCGGTGACCACTCGGTGCGAACAACCGGCCATGACACCGAGGCCGCCGCCCATGACAATACCATGACCCCAGCACACAATCGGTTTGGCATAGGTATGCAGGGTGTAGTTCATGCGGTATTCACGGGCAAAAAACGCCTCGGCGTACTCGCAGGGACCTCCGGGCTGACCGACCGCGGATTGGTGCAGGGCCTGTACATCACCGCCGGCGCAAAACGCTTTCTCGCCAGCACCCTCGATAAAGACGGCGGCAATGGCCTCATCCTGAGCCCAGGCGTCCAACCGCTCCTGCAGTAAATCCACCATCTCCAGGGTCAGGGAGTTCAGTGTAGCTTCCACACTCAGGGTAATGCGGCCGACCTTGCCGCTGGCCGCAGTTAACTCTTCAAACAGAACAGGCGCAGTCATCAGGCGTTTTTCCACTCAGGCTTGCGCTTTTCAAGGAAGGCATTGACCCCTTCGCGTTGGTCCTCGGTGGAGAACAGCGCCACAAATTCGCTGCGCTCATCTTCCAGCCCCTGGGCAATACAAATATCGCGGGCGCTGTGAATCAGCTTTTTGCAGGCGGTCACCGAAATGGGACTCTGCTCGCCGACTTGTTCGGCCAGCGCCATGGCGCGCTCCAGCGCTGTACCCGTGGCCACCACCTCTTCGACCAGGCCAATGCGCTCTGCCTTGTCGGCCTTAATGCGCTCACCACACAGAATCATGCGCTTTGCCCAACCCTCACCTACCAATTGGGTCAGGCGCTGAGTACCGCCGGCGCAGGGCAGCAGGCCAACTTTGGCTTCGGGCAATGCCAGCTGCGCCTGCTCTTCAGCGATACGAATATCGCAGGCCATGGCCAACTCCAGGCCACCGCCCATGGCAAAACCATTGATCGCGGCAATAGACACACCGCGAAAATCAGCGAGGGTTTCAAAGGCCTGGCCAAAGTAGGCGGCCATCTTGCCGGCTGCTTCCGGATCGCCGTCGGCGAAAATTTTCAGGTCCGCGCCCGCGGAGAAAAACTTCTGGCCGGCACCGGTAATCACCAGGGCATAGATATTTTTTTCCGCGTTCAAGGCTTCAACCAGCGCAGCAAGCCCCGGCAGACTCTCGGTATCCCAGGTATTGGCCGCCGGATTGTCGACGGTAATTTTGGCGACGTGGCCGACAATTTCGACCTTCAGTTTTTCGGTGTTGCTCAGGCTCATTTAATAACCTCCAGTGCGCCGTCCATCAGCAGGCGGCGGGAAACAATAACTCGCATAATCTCGTTGGTACCCTCCAGGATCTGGTGCACGCGAGTGTCGCGCACGTGCCGCTCCATGGGGTATTCCTTGATGTAGCCGTAGCCGCCGTGTAACTGCAGCGCGTCGTTGCAGACGTTAAAACCCACGTCGGTGGCAAAGCGCTTGGCCATAGCACAGTAGGTCGAGGCCTGACTGTCCTTGTTGTCCAGCTTGCTCGCCGCCAGGCGCACCATCTGACGGGCGGCCACCAGTTCGGTGAGCATGTCTGCGAGCTTGAATTGTGTTGCCTGGAACTCGGCAATGGCGGTATCGAACTGCTTGCGCTCCTGCACATAGGCCACCGCTTCCTCCAGCGCCTGCTGGGCAGTGCCGATAGAACAGGTGGCGATGTTAATACGCCCCCCGTCCAGCCCTTCCATGGCAATGGAAAAGCCCTGCCCTTCTTTGCCGAGGCGGTTGGCCACGGGCACCCGCACGTTGTCGAAGGTCACCATGCGCGTGGGCTGGGCATTCCAGCCCATCTTGTCTTCTTTCTTGCCGTAGGAAATACCTTCAGCGTCCGCAGGAATCAGTAGTGCGGAAATACCTTTGGGGCCAGGGCCTCCGGTTCGCAGCATCACCACCAGTACATCGGTGTCACCCGCGCCAGAGATGAACACCTTGGCGCCGTTGACGATGTAGTCATCGCCGTCTCGTTCTGCGCTGGTGCGCAACGAGGCAGCGTCGGAGCCCGCGCCCGGTTCGGTGAGACAGTAGGAGGCCAACTTGGTGCCCATGACCAGCTCGGGGCACCAGGCATCGATCACTGAAGCATTGCAGTACTTGCCGATCATGCTCGTGGCCATGTTGTGAATGGTGAGGAATGCAGCCGTGGCCGTGCACCCCTTGGCCAGCTCTTCGACGATCAGGCTGGCATCGAGACGGCTCATGCCCAGACCGCCGGCGGACTCCGGCGTATACATCCCCATAAAGCCCAGTTCGCCGGCCTGCGCCAGCGCGTCCTTGGGGAAAATGGACTCTTCGTCCCAGCGGGCTGCATGGGGCGCCAGTGCACCTTCAGCGAAAGCGCGCGCGCTGTCGGCAAAGGCAACCTGGTCTTCGTTCAGGGAAAAATCCAAAGGCGCTTCTCCTCTGTTGTTATTGGTGTGTGCGGGGTAGGCACCACCGCCGCCTGCTTGCCGCGGTGGTGTCTGCCACCTGACTTAATTGAACTTGGCGATAACAGCGCCGAACAGTTCTTCGTCAGACGGAATTTCCTTGGTCTTCGCCAGCGGCTTGGATACCCAGGTTTCATTGATGAGATCACGCCAGGTGATGTTGTGATTAATGGAGTTCCCACCCCACGAACCGCAACCCAGCGAGAAGGTTTGGCGCATGCCGTTCCATAGGTTACCGCTGTTGGACGCTGCCTGGGGCTGATTCACCATGACACGTGAGGTGCGGGTGGCACCGGCCAGCTTCATGATGTTGTCGTCGTTGTAGGAGTAAATACCGCAGCTGTGGCCCTGGCCCTGGTAGGCCTGGATCTTGTTGGTCAGCTCGATGGCTTCGTCGATGTCCTTCACCTTGTAAAGCGCCATGGTCACGGTCAGCTTCTCGCCGGAGAACGGATGATCGGGGCCTGCGCCTGTCTCGGGCACGATCAGGAAGCTCTTGCCTTCGGGCAGGTCGATACCCGCCTGGCCAGTAATATTCAGCGCCGACTGGGCAACGATCTTGGCATTCAGGTGGCCGTCTTCCCAGATCACACCCTGCAGCTTGGCCTTGTCATCGCCCTCGATAACATAGCCGCCTTCGTGCTGAAGCTTGGCGAGGAATTCGTCGTAAATAGATTCGAATACCAGTACCGAGTTATCGGAGGAACAGGATGCCGCCAGGTCGAGGGTCTTGGAGGTGCGGATTTTTTCAGCCGCCTCATCGAGATCGGCAGAATCGTCGACGGTGATCACGGCGTTACCGACACCTACACCCAGCGCAGGCGTGCCAGACGAGTACGCAGCGTGCACCATGGCCTCACCGCCGGTGGCGAGTACGCGGTCGCACTGGGCCATCAATTCGTTGGTTTTATCCAGTGAGGGCACGTCAATGCTCTGCACCAGGTCGGCGGGCGCACCACAGCGCTCGAGCGCGTCGCGCATGTAGTCACAGATTTTCTTGTTGGTGAGTTTGGCGCGCGGGTGAGGCGCCACAATAATGGCGTTGCGGCCTTTCACGGCCGAAATCGCTTTGATAACCGGCGTCGCCTCAGGGTTGGTCGAGGGTGACAGCGCACCGATAACACCGACCGGCTTGGCGATTTTGACGATGTTGCGCTCAGGCAACTCTTCGATCACGCCCACAGACTTGTCGTTGATAATGTCGAGCAGTGTTGCGCGGGTCTTGCGGTGGATTTTCAGGTACTTGCCGTCGTAGTTGCCCAGCTGGGTCTCTTCGACAGTGAAGCGGGCGATTTCCTCGGAGCGGTCTTCACGCGCCACCGAGTACACCATGGCAGTGATGAGTTCATCCACCTGCTCCTGGGTGTAATTGGCAATCTGGGCCTGGGCCGCGCGTGCGCGGGCCATCATTTCGGCCACTTCCTGTGCGGGGCTCATTTCTTCTGACATGACGATTCCTCTGAATTAGGTCTTACTTTCAAGTAGCGATGGATTCTAGCACTGGGCATTTTTCGGCCACATTGACTAAATTGCGAATTTTATGGACTATATTGCGGCATGAGCACTCCATCAAAATGGCCCCTGCCGAGTCGCGGCGTACGCTTTATCACGCCGACATTCATGATACAGAAGCTGGCTCGACATCCACTAACCAAAGAGTGTTACCCCACGGCCATGGGCTATTACCCCGAGGCCAGCGGCCATCGCATGGCCCGCGACAGGCACGACGACAACCTGCTTCTATATTGCTCTTCTGGCCAGGGCCACCTGGAAACCGATAGTTGGCGCGGTGATATCGGGGCGGGCCACCTGATGCTGCTGCCCCAGGGCCTCACCCACGCCTACCAGGCCAGCCAGGCTGACCCGTGGACCCTTTACTGGATTCACTTCCAGGGCGCCAGCACCCGAGTATTCATGCAGTATCTTGGTTACCGCGAGGGCCGGCCCGTGGCAGACGC
This window harbors:
- the purU gene encoding formyltetrahydrofolate deformylase, translated to MSDATPNFTLVTSCADQIGLVAAVSSFIAERGGCLVESANHTDVHQGWFFMRNVVNADAMSCSIEAFREDFDSLAQRYGMQWYLRPGGEKQRVVIMASHASHCLADILYRWQADELQCDIPCVISNHENLRSMVEWHGIPFHHVPVDPDDKPAAFAAVEDILERHGADCVVLARYMQIIPPSLCETYVGRLINIHHSFLPSFIGANPYQKAFDRGVKLIGATCHYVTEDLDQGPIIEQDVVRVTHSSNKDELVRLGRDVESSVLSRGLRYHLEDRVLVRGNKTVVFNA
- a CDS encoding phytoene desaturase family protein, with product MTHYDSVVIGAGHNGLTCAAYLAAKGQRVLVVEAGANVGGLAALREFHPGFKVNVAHSLNHFSERVCADLKLESHGYRPASEAMQTVGLGLNGHHVRISDVEVTGATGEDAARYPEYRHQLKTFAKALAPFWGKTMPGIGDNSPGELFTFAQLGLKLRMLGKDDMLEFLRVATLPMRDLMDDNFENELLQAALAWDGVIGGKLAPRSPNQSVFTLLYRMCGAHDGMHSVPASGIDGLMQALRSAAEAAGAEVRCNAPVKRILVDGTSGELLASGVELASGEVITASRIVSSADPQRTFMELVGARNLEIEFSNRISRLRCEGYVAKLHLALNGMPAFAGLEQPDGRMIIASQMDDIEFAFDDAKYGGYSEDPVMEVVVPSLHQEGLAPAGQHVLSAHVMYVPANLKGGWTEEARLKLTASLLEKLERYAPGIQSQVVHAELLTPADIEAQYHVTGGHWHHTEFAVDQMLMMRPTYEAAQYSTPLAGLYLCGAGTHPGGGLTGTPGFNAAREILK
- a CDS encoding malonyl-CoA decarboxylase; the protein is MASTSPIEKDQPNTSEGSVTVLGRALSSVITAGREILARRRPNLTAAEGSTQALVDLCKELIEHRGEASGLALAQEITEAYLELSAEARLEFFQRLASDFDIDREALLEATERYRDDPDYDKLQAITRATEAPRQKLFRRINMAPGGTRTLVALRGELLQLLRQHPELKPVDSDLKHLFIQWFNKGFLELRNIDWASPAVVLEKLIDYEAVHEINGWEDLRGRLREDRRCFAFFHPAMGNDPLVFVEVALVDDLPDAIAPLIDREREIMEPGKFNTVVFYSISNCHPGLAGVSFGNFLIKNVVEVLKKEIEGLKTFVTLSPVPGFRRWLNKADLSELVDEALIDKVRAPVNRTVMEAEVQAALTRLCAHYLVREKSGELAKDPVARFHLGNGARLHRLHWGADLTPKGLEQSGSIMVNYLYDLDKIEINHEEYFDEGKISAAKSVLRQLPQD
- a CDS encoding molybdopterin-dependent oxidoreductase — translated: MNQISNLSDVHASVCPLDCADTCSLSIELEDGKVSRVRGSRSNPFTRGKICTKVAQGLAEQVHGPKRLTQPLLLDGPKGGGNYRPISWEQALDLIYQRFSEIMDRWGAQAIAPLTYGGPMGLLANGSMDARFFHRLGSSEVDSSPLCAGVSGEAWERVYGDVGGIAYTELAQSKLIVVWGNNVTACNLHLTTIIRDARKRGAKLVVVDPKRTRIAREADLHLAVMPGTDVVLAYAVAARLAANGGLDADFIAEHVHGADAFLQEAAAYPLARAAELCGVAEADIEQFACWWRDLAPAAISLGVAPERNRNGGSSVRAVLALPALTGNIGPIGAGVCDVSGFFPVDSDALSRPDLRAEPVREFNVLDLPRHIMDPGAELPIKGVFIYNHNPVAVHPRQREMRAALLSDDVFVVGSDVSMTDSMACADLILPATTHLEYGDLYKAYGHQYLQRSAPVIEPVGEAVSNTELFRRLATRFGFTEPCFADTDAALMDQAIEAGVPALQDRSPSELPPNEAINMDDGRPTSLLRGTAPATPSGKIELFSDALQAEEGHGVPQYQALMGQRPFLVVSPASEHRINSTFGGVAGHDRDVVCEMAPADALSLGLEAGCEVILSNEQGEVQLPLVVSDNIRTGTVFVPKGAWIGDSPTGQTINALIPGHKADLAGGACYYDCSVDIRAVG